The proteins below come from a single Natranaerofaba carboxydovora genomic window:
- a CDS encoding PmeII family type II restriction endonuclease, which produces MDDLTTLKVLFKDAGVHHRSSLLAEAIHTIERYLDIDEDYLRSIVWVDKDGNRVQMISNNQIENIITKRDINLKDVDPKNERIEKIKKIATQYVHVPIIKDINKYFIPSRKANKLAVDLGCIDNINKIEKYDSFNQLNKVEKDELLSFYNKNDITNIQSLKQLTKRSQTIVDTIKTLCLFNNYSINDESSLKKNFLLNWYNLKLNPSLVKDIILNNIPDLSSEISEMITNKITAIFQLLNLDPVYFDIALAYLEEIAKIKKDVPQMAHQAIKTGNPFLFRSLFLSYDEAKEFALGGKLNSSLETKYGNLFEKLIASFNACRVIKEGGIDVAVKGEVFDIKSGPNVMNKSQVDAFSAKKYLIEKENLLPEFNEYKVAIGYGKPEQLNSFMSTIEKEIFTGRKAWEKLTGKNYSPEIAFEIACFVAKIFGRKSLISSMLGREDNEIQSNKLNLLKEDRLFKDMFDGLFTEAKLSNEARNELNNIRSLIDQTESKFY; this is translated from the coding sequence TTGGATGATTTAACGACTTTAAAGGTTCTTTTTAAAGACGCTGGTGTACACCATAGGAGTTCATTACTAGCAGAAGCTATACATACTATAGAAAGATATTTAGATATTGACGAAGATTATTTAAGAAGTATAGTATGGGTAGACAAAGATGGAAATAGAGTACAAATGATATCTAACAATCAGATTGAAAATATAATTACTAAGCGAGACATAAATCTTAAAGACGTTGATCCTAAAAACGAAAGAATAGAGAAAATAAAAAAAATCGCTACTCAATATGTTCATGTTCCAATTATTAAAGATATAAATAAATATTTTATTCCATCGAGAAAGGCAAATAAGTTAGCAGTAGATTTAGGTTGTATAGATAATATTAATAAAATAGAAAAATATGACTCGTTCAATCAACTAAATAAAGTTGAAAAAGATGAACTGCTCTCATTCTATAACAAAAATGACATAACAAATATCCAGTCTTTAAAACAACTTACTAAAAGAAGCCAAACTATTGTTGATACAATAAAGACTTTATGTCTATTTAATAATTACAGTATTAATGATGAGTCAAGTTTGAAAAAAAACTTTTTATTAAACTGGTACAATCTTAAGCTTAATCCTTCATTAGTTAAAGACATTATTTTAAATAATATACCAGATCTCAGTAGTGAAATAAGTGAAATGATAACTAATAAAATAACTGCAATATTTCAACTGTTGAATTTAGATCCAGTATATTTCGATATAGCATTAGCTTACCTGGAAGAGATTGCTAAAATAAAAAAAGATGTTCCTCAAATGGCTCATCAAGCAATAAAAACTGGGAATCCATTTCTCTTTAGGTCACTCTTTTTAAGTTATGATGAAGCGAAAGAGTTTGCACTTGGAGGGAAATTAAATAGTAGCTTAGAAACAAAGTATGGCAATCTTTTTGAAAAGCTTATAGCAAGTTTTAATGCGTGTCGAGTAATAAAAGAAGGCGGAATTGATGTAGCTGTAAAAGGAGAAGTGTTTGATATAAAAAGCGGGCCAAATGTAATGAATAAGAGTCAAGTTGACGCTTTTTCCGCTAAAAAATATTTAATTGAAAAAGAGAACTTACTACCTGAATTTAATGAATATAAAGTTGCTATTGGGTATGGAAAGCCTGAACAACTTAACTCTTTTATGTCAACAATAGAAAAAGAAATTTTCACTGGTAGAAAAGCGTGGGAAAAGCTGACAGGGAAAAATTATAGTCCAGAGATTGCTTTTGAGATTGCTTGTTTTGTTGCCAAAATTTTTGGTAGAAAAAGTCTTATTTCTTCTATGTTAGGTAGAGAAGATAATGAGATTCAAAGTAATAAATTAAACTTGTTAAAAGAAGATCGACTTTTCAAAGATATGTTTGATGGCTTATTTACTGAGGCAAAGTTATCAAACGAAGCAAGAAACGAACTAAATAACATAAGGTCACTAATTGACCAGACTGAATCTAAGTTTTACTAA